From Tripterygium wilfordii isolate XIE 37 chromosome 16, ASM1340144v1, whole genome shotgun sequence, one genomic window encodes:
- the LOC119980654 gene encoding leucoanthocyanidin dioxygenase-like: MVISAVSSRVESLSSSGIRAIPKEYIRPQEELTSIGDVFEEEKKHEGPQIPTIDLKEIDSEDKVVREKCREALKKGAVEWGVMHLVNHGISNELMERVKVAGKAFFDQPVEEKEKYANDQASGKIQGYGSKLANNASGQLEWEDYFFHLIFPEDKRDLSIWPKTPSDYIEATSEYAKELRGLATKILSVLSLGLGLEEGRLEKEVGGLEELLLQMKINYYPKCPQPELALGVEAHTDVSALTFILHNMVPGLQLFYEGKWVSAKCVPDSIIMHIGDTIEILSNGKYKSILHRALVNKEKVRISWAVFCEPPKEKIILKPLPEVGSETEPARYPPRTFSQHIQHKLFKKTEEALSKKV; encoded by the exons ATGGTGATTTCTGCAGTGTCTTCCAGAGTTGAGAGTTTGTCAAGCAGTGGGATTCGAGCGATCCCAAAAGAGTACATTAGGCCACAGGAAGAGCTAACAAGCATCGGTGATGTTTtcgaagaagagaagaaacatgAAGGACCTCAAATCCCAACAATAGATTTGAAGGAGATCGACTCTGAGGACAAAGTGGTTCGCGAGAAATGTCGTGAGGCCTTGAAGAAAGGTGCTGTGGAGTGGGGAGTTATGCACCTTGTCAACCATGGCATCTCCAACGAGCTCATGGAGCGCGTCAAGGTTGCCGGAAAGGCCTTCTTTGACCAACCAGTTGAGGAGAAGGAGAAGTATGCCAATGACCAGGCTTCAGGGAAGATTCAAGGTTATGGTAGCAAGCTTGCTAACAATGCTAGTGGGCAACTCGAGTGGGAGGACTACTTCTTCCACCTCATTTTTCCTGAGGACAAGCGCGACTTGTCGATATGGCCTAAGACACCAAGTGACTACAT TGAGGCTACTAGTGAATATGCAAAGGAATTGAGAGGCCTAGCAACAAAAATTCTGTCAGTTTTATCACTTGGTTTGGGATTGGAAGAAGGAAGGCTAGAGAAAGAAGTTGGAGGGTTGGAGGAGCTGCTTCTTCAAATGAAAATCAACTACTACCCCAAGTGCCCTCAACCAGAACTAGCTTTGGGTGTTGAAGCTCACACTGATGTAAGTGCACTCACTTTCATACTCCACAACATGGTCCCTGGTCTGCAACTCTTCTATGAAGGCAAGTGGGTGTCTGCTAAATGTGTCCCTGACTCCATTATCATGCACATTGGTGACACCATTGAAATCTTGAGCAATGGAAAATACAAGAGCATTCTTCACAGGGCGCTTGTTAACAAAGAGAAGGTTAGGATTTCATGGGCTGTTTTCTGTGAACCACCTAAAGAGAAGATCATTCTCAAGCCATTGCCAGAGGTTGGGTCTGAGACGGAGCCAGCACGGTACCCACCTCGCACTTTTTCTCAGCACATTCAGCACAAGCTGTTCAAGAAAACCGAGGAGGCTCTCTCCAAAAAAGTCTAG
- the LOC119980538 gene encoding protein FIZZY-RELATED 2-like encodes MGDPVLSPVIGQSADSSQLPTPSSDILALETLTPSRHVQRMINANHHVSPSRSIYSDRFIPSRSGSNFALFNISPSPQPPPQSGGEGKDDASSSAYAAALRDALFGPDTPYRKDNSLLSVRRNIFRYKTETRRSLHSLSPFVFNEDVGPGVIHCPVKAPRKVPRSPYKVLDAPALQDDFYLNLVDWSSHNVLAVGLGNCVYLWNACSSKVTKLCDLGIDDSVCSVGWAQRGTHVAIGTNNGKVQIWDASRCKRVRTMEGHRSRVGALAWSSNLLSSGSRDRSILQRDIRTQDDFVSKLSGHKSEVCGLKWSYDNRELASGGNDNRLFVWNQHSTQPLLKYCEHTAAVKAIAWSPHLHGLLASGGGTADRCIHFWNTTTNTHLSCMDTGSQVCNLVWSKNVNELVSTHGYSQNQIIVWRYPSMSKLATLTGHTYRVLYLAISPDGQTIVTGAGDETLRFWNVFPSPKSPNTDSEIGASSLGRTTIR; translated from the exons ATGGGCGATCCCGTCCTTTCTCCAGTGATCGGCCAATCAGCTGACTCTTCTCAGCTTCCCACTCCGTCGTCAGACATTCTCGCTCTCGAAACCCTAACACCTTCCCGCCACGTCCAACGCATGATCAATGCCAACCACCATGTGTCCCCGTCCCGCTCAATTTACTCTGATAGGTTTATTCCTAGTAGATCAGGCTCTAATTTTGCCCTATTTAATATATCACCGTCCCCGCAGCCGCCTCCGCAATCTGGGGGCGAGGGCAAGGATGATGCCTCCTCCAGTGCTTATGCGGCAGCCCTCCGAGATGCACTATTTGGCCCTGATACGCCGTACCGTAAGGACAACTCCTTGTTGTCTGTGAGGCGCAATATCTTCAGGTACAAAACTGAGACGAGACGGTCCTTGCATTCACTTTCTCCGTTTGTGTTCAACGAGGATGTTGGGCCCGGGGTCATCCATTGCCCTGTTAAGGCTCCAAGGAAGGTCCCTAGATCACCTTACAAG GTATTGGATGCTCCTGCTTTACAAGATGATTTCTATTTAAATCTAGTAGACTGGTCCTCACATAATGTGTTGGCAGTGGGGCTGGGGAATTGTGTGTATTTGTGGAATGCTTGCAGTAGTAAG GTGACAAAGCTGTGTGACTTAGGAATCGATGATAGTGTGTGTTCAGTGGGTTGGGCTCAACGCGGAACGCATGTTGCTATAGGAACTAACAATGGAAAAGTTCAG ATATGGGACGCATCACGCTGTAAAAGAGTAAGAACAATGGAGGGGCACCGATCAAGGGTTGGTGCCTTGGCCTGGAGTTCCAATCTGTTGTCTTCCGGAAGCCGAGACAGAAGCATTCTTCAAAGAGACATACGTACGCAGGATGATTTTGTCAGTAAACTCTCTGGGCACAAATCAGAG GTATGTGGGTTGAAGTGGTCTTACGATAACCGTGAGTTAGCATCAGGCGGGAACGATAACAGA CTTTTTGTTTGGAATCAACATTCAACTCAGCCTCTGTTGAAATACTGTGAGCACACGGCAGCAGTAAAAGCAATTGCATGGTCGCCCCACCTTCATGGACTTCTTGCATCAGGGGGAGGCACCGCAGACAGGTGTATTCATTTCTGGAATACAACCACTAACACGCACCTGAGTTGCATGGACACTGGTAGTCAG GTTTGCAATCTTGTCTGGTCAAAGAATGTCAATGAACTTGTGAGCACCCATGGATACTCACAGAATCAGATTATTGTTTGGAGATACCCTTCAATGTCAAAG CTGGCAACCCTTACAGGCCATACATATAGAGTGCTTTATCTGGCTATCTCACCAGATGGACAG ACTATTGTAACAGGAGCAGGAGACGAAACACTTAGATTTTGGAATGTATTCCCTTCCCCAAAGTCTCCG AACACAGACAGTGAAATTGGTGCATCTTCCCTGGGGAGAACTACAATCCGGTGA